Proteins encoded together in one Alphaproteobacteria bacterium window:
- a CDS encoding enoyl-CoA hydratase, producing the protein MSIAATKTAPVGLANEPILLRKDADGVTTLTLNRPKQYNSLSEAMLDELLAAFEAIAKEEQVRVVVLAGNGAAFCAGHDLKEMRARRDQDYYRALFAKCGRMMQAITHLPQPVIARVHGIAAAAGCQLVAQCDLAVASKAAKFATSGINVALFCSTPAVALTRNVTRKQSFEMLMTGEFISADEAVERGLVNHAVEAEALDEAVATLARKIISKSPVAVRMGKAMFYKQSELGLAAAYDYAGEVMACNMMAEDVADGIDAFASKKPAPDWKGR; encoded by the coding sequence ATGAGCATTGCCGCAACGAAAACTGCACCGGTTGGTCTCGCAAACGAGCCGATACTGCTCCGCAAGGACGCGGACGGCGTCACCACGCTGACGCTGAACCGTCCGAAGCAATACAACTCGCTGTCGGAGGCCATGCTGGACGAGCTTCTGGCGGCATTCGAGGCGATCGCGAAGGAAGAGCAGGTGCGTGTGGTCGTCCTTGCGGGGAACGGTGCGGCCTTTTGCGCCGGGCACGATCTCAAGGAGATGCGCGCAAGGCGGGATCAGGATTATTACCGCGCCCTCTTCGCAAAATGTGGGCGCATGATGCAGGCGATCACGCACCTGCCCCAGCCCGTCATCGCCCGCGTGCACGGGATCGCGGCTGCGGCGGGATGTCAGCTCGTCGCGCAGTGCGATCTTGCGGTCGCGTCCAAGGCGGCGAAGTTCGCGACCTCTGGCATCAACGTTGCCCTTTTTTGCTCGACCCCCGCCGTGGCCCTCACGCGCAACGTGACGCGCAAGCAGAGCTTCGAAATGCTGATGACGGGCGAATTCATATCGGCCGACGAAGCGGTCGAGCGCGGCCTCGTCAACCATGCGGTCGAGGCCGAAGCGCTCGACGAGGCGGTCGCCACGCTCGCCCGGAAGATCATCTCCAAATCGCCGGTCGCGGTCCGGATGGGCAAGGCCATGTTCTACAAGCAAAGCGAGCTTGGCCTCGCCGCGGCTTACGACTATGCGGGCGAGGTGATGGCGTGCAACATGATGGCCGAGGACGTCGCCGACGGCATCGACGCGTTCGCGTCGAAGAAGCCCGCTCCCGATTGGAAGGGACGTTGA
- a CDS encoding VOC family protein produces the protein MTKMSSVVHFEMPYEERNRMAKFYRTVFGWQTEMLGEEMGNYVLATTAEMNGCAPKEPGRINGGFYPKKAEWPAQYPSVVIAVENIKAAMKGVSEAGGKVLGEPMEIPGIGQYVSFFDTEGNRVSMLQPKARD, from the coding sequence ATGACCAAGATGAGTTCAGTCGTGCATTTCGAGATGCCCTACGAAGAGCGGAATCGGATGGCTAAATTCTACCGGACCGTCTTCGGCTGGCAGACCGAGATGCTGGGTGAAGAGATGGGTAATTACGTACTTGCCACGACGGCTGAGATGAACGGGTGCGCCCCCAAGGAACCAGGCCGAATCAATGGTGGATTCTACCCCAAAAAGGCTGAGTGGCCGGCGCAATACCCATCCGTCGTCATCGCGGTCGAAAACATAAAAGCGGCGATGAAGGGCGTGAGCGAAGCGGGTGGGAAAGTGCTGGGAGAGCCGATGGAAATTCCGGGTATTGGCCAGTACGTCTCTTTCTTCGACACAGAAGGCAATCGCGTGAGCATGCTGCAGCCAAAAGCGCGCGATTAA
- a CDS encoding MarR family winged helix-turn-helix transcriptional regulator yields MSTRISTRAPRRTTVRSSFPFEKTIEVRSSCLCLYVQRAARALARRFDGVFRPLGLTHGQFSLLMSLNRPHPPVMGEVAALLGMDRTTLTAVLKSLQRRRLVEVRVDEMDRRSRRLVLMPAGRALLAAAYPLWKAAHGAIEAALASKDPARLRADLGQLGLDPLAENGGS; encoded by the coding sequence ATGTCAACGCGCATTTCCACGCGAGCGCCAAGGCGAACGACGGTGCGATCTTCTTTCCCGTTCGAGAAGACGATTGAGGTCCGTAGTAGCTGCCTTTGCCTCTATGTGCAGCGTGCTGCCCGTGCGCTGGCGCGGCGGTTCGATGGGGTCTTTCGCCCACTCGGCCTCACCCACGGTCAGTTCTCGTTGCTGATGTCGTTGAACCGGCCCCATCCGCCGGTAATGGGGGAAGTCGCGGCACTCCTGGGAATGGACCGGACCACGCTGACCGCGGTCCTGAAATCGCTTCAACGCCGTCGCCTCGTCGAGGTCCGGGTCGACGAAATGGACAGACGCAGCCGACGCCTCGTCCTCATGCCCGCGGGTCGAGCACTCCTCGCCGCGGCATATCCGCTATGGAAGGCGGCCCATGGTGCGATCGAGGCAGCGCTTGCTTCCAAGGATCCAGCGCGACTGCGCGCGGATCTCGGTCAGCTCGGCCTCGACCCCCTGGCCGAGAACGGCGGGTCGTAA
- a CDS encoding CoA-binding protein has translation MSDVIDRENYSDEYLLDILKNNRVVAMVGASPNWNRPSSFAMKYLQSKGYRVIPVNPVALGQEILGEKVYANLKEIPVKVDIVDIFRRSEAVPPIVDDAIAIGAKVVWMQLGVRHDEAAAKAERAGLKVVMNRCMKIEFGRLSGELSWSGINSGIISSKRRKLIA, from the coding sequence ATGAGCGACGTGATCGACCGCGAAAACTATTCCGACGAATACCTCCTCGACATCCTGAAGAACAACCGTGTTGTCGCCATGGTGGGGGCGTCCCCCAACTGGAACCGGCCGAGTTCCTTCGCGATGAAATACCTTCAGTCCAAAGGCTACCGCGTCATTCCCGTGAACCCGGTCGCACTCGGCCAGGAAATCCTCGGCGAGAAAGTCTATGCGAATCTCAAAGAAATCCCCGTCAAGGTCGACATCGTCGATATCTTCCGGAGATCGGAAGCGGTACCGCCGATCGTCGACGATGCGATCGCGATCGGCGCCAAGGTCGTGTGGATGCAGCTCGGCGTCCGACACGACGAGGCGGCCGCCAAGGCCGAGCGAGCAGGCCTCAAGGTCGTGATGAACCGATGCATGAAGATCGAATTCGGCCGCCTCTCGGGCGAGCTGTCCTGGAGCGGGATCAACTCCGGCATCATCTCGAGCAAGCGGCGCAAGCTCATCGCGTGA